One window of Dehalobacterium formicoaceticum genomic DNA carries:
- a CDS encoding D-alanyl-D-alanine carboxypeptidase family protein, with protein sequence MSRKSFRSMIFLVLIALAILAITINVYDLKINFSGLFGKDKIDDYASKYICVLDRENGQIEYEKNADSRAYPASLTKIMTAIVALEHIDDLSAVAPIDVATYKEMVANNASMAGFYGKERVTYRDLLYGTILTSGGEACNSLAIHAAGSVENFVKLMNDKAAELELKNSHFTSPEGLHHKEQYSSAYDLAKLLDYALENGHFKAIFTKGTFKTTATADHPQGIILESTVLSKLAGMPQGDTEIIGGKSGTTPEAGQCWATLGVKNGREYICIVMGTPLNDISNPDMKQMDDTLRLYDRID encoded by the coding sequence ATGAGCAGAAAATCATTTAGATCAATGATATTTTTAGTGTTGATTGCGCTTGCGATCTTGGCGATAACAATCAATGTTTATGATTTGAAGATTAATTTTAGCGGATTATTTGGTAAGGATAAAATTGATGATTATGCCAGCAAATACATTTGCGTCTTAGACAGAGAAAATGGGCAGATCGAATACGAAAAAAATGCTGATTCCAGGGCTTATCCAGCTTCTCTGACCAAGATTATGACAGCAATTGTCGCCCTGGAACATATTGATGATTTATCGGCCGTGGCGCCCATCGATGTAGCCACCTATAAAGAAATGGTAGCCAATAATGCTTCCATGGCTGGTTTTTATGGTAAGGAAAGGGTAACTTATCGGGATCTTCTTTATGGAACGATACTGACTTCGGGGGGTGAGGCTTGCAATTCCCTGGCGATTCATGCGGCGGGTAGTGTTGAAAATTTTGTGAAATTGATGAATGACAAGGCGGCGGAGCTTGAGTTAAAAAACAGCCATTTTACCAGTCCGGAAGGTCTTCATCATAAAGAGCAGTACAGCTCCGCATATGATCTGGCAAAGTTATTGGATTATGCCTTGGAAAACGGACATTTTAAAGCGATTTTTACGAAAGGAACCTTTAAAACCACGGCTACGGCGGACCATCCCCAAGGTATCATCCTGGAGTCAACGGTGCTGTCAAAGCTGGCGGGGATGCCTCAGGGAGACACAGAAATTATCGGCGGAAAATCCGGGACAACCCCTGAAGCAGGACAATGTTGGGCAACACTTGGGGTAAAAAACGGGCGGGAATATATTTGCATCGTTATGGGCACACCATTAAATGATATCAGCAATCCCGATATGAAACAAATGGATGATACACTGCGGTTATATGATCGGATTGACTGA
- a CDS encoding electron transfer flavoprotein subunit beta/FixA family protein, protein MHFVVCLKQVPDTSEVRIDPETNTLMREGVPSIINPYDIHSLEEALRLREKMGGRVTIISMGPMQAKEALKKAMSYGADRAILLSDRAFGGSDTLATSYILATALEKLNETEPIDLLLAGKEAIDGDTAQTGPGIAQRLGFPQLTYVIKVRELTSTAITVERKTEHGRQVVQAELPALLTVEKELNDLRYATLPNVMKASGYQPEIWDAKTLPFDKTQMGLKGSPTSVTRIFAPLGRSGGEIVDGSKDPAGTAAVIVQKIFQQNIIVKSPHMKGGTQS, encoded by the coding sequence GTGCATTTCGTAGTTTGCTTAAAGCAGGTACCGGATACGTCAGAGGTGAGGATTGATCCCGAGACCAACACCCTGATGCGGGAAGGGGTGCCCTCAATTATTAATCCCTATGATATCCATAGTTTGGAAGAGGCTCTGCGTCTCCGTGAAAAGATGGGCGGACGAGTAACCATCATCAGCATGGGCCCCATGCAGGCCAAGGAGGCTCTGAAAAAAGCCATGTCCTACGGGGCAGATCGGGCCATTCTTTTGAGTGACCGGGCCTTTGGCGGCTCTGATACCCTGGCAACCTCTTATATTCTGGCCACGGCATTGGAAAAATTAAATGAAACAGAACCTATCGATCTGTTGCTGGCCGGTAAAGAAGCCATTGACGGCGACACCGCCCAGACCGGGCCCGGTATTGCCCAGCGCCTGGGCTTTCCCCAGCTTACTTATGTGATCAAAGTGAGAGAGCTGACATCAACCGCTATCACCGTGGAGCGGAAAACGGAGCATGGCCGCCAGGTGGTGCAGGCAGAACTGCCCGCCTTGCTCACTGTAGAAAAGGAACTGAACGATTTACGTTATGCCACCTTACCCAATGTGATGAAAGCATCCGGCTATCAACCGGAAATTTGGGATGCCAAAACCTTACCCTTTGATAAGACTCAAATGGGCCTTAAAGGATCGCCTACCAGTGTGACCCGAATTTTTGCGCCCCTGGGACGGAGCGGAGGAGAAATCGTCGATGGCAGCAAGGACCCGGCGGGTACTGCCGCCGTCATCGTGCAAAAGATTTTCCAGCAAAATATCATTGTAAAAAGTCCCCATATGAAGGGAGGGACTCAATCATGA